One region of Drosophila teissieri strain GT53w chromosome 2L, Prin_Dtei_1.1, whole genome shotgun sequence genomic DNA includes:
- the LOC122626002 gene encoding cell wall protein SED1-like, whose product MEPLITDNNSAPLVVDDGKENRGQGDQLDIGSKKGYRVGRSRIRKIRSKSPTESVASLGSGHKLRSRIPYNRLHSVPRKYIPSSLLDSQIRADVKDAFNEDVIVTTPNGKSISDTAPPSNGETPSSSVTAPSPNGKTISESDTASPLNRKTISESVTAPPSNGKTLAGGVTAPPPNGETISDTAPPPNGETISDTAPPISESDSFPLLNEETPSGGVTAPPPNGKTISESDTALPSNEKTISKSETAPPPNGKTISESKSKVRKEKTPSQRNKRKYRVLSPDNVYFIEKKSRKSNDKGSIFYSMLEFADRFLTRMSSSIFATLGIFLMFFVIWMYDFTEAFLTTQEAVGDLFTDRSHTKIQNLQFFFVAKRGNIIRRSKL is encoded by the coding sequence ATGGAACCTTTGATAACAGACAACAACAGTGCACCATTGGTCGTTGATGATGGCAAAGAAAACAGAGGCCAAGGCGACCAGTTGGATATCGGATCTAAGAAAGGATATCGAGTTGGTAGATCGAGAATCAGGAAAATCAGGTCCAAATCGCCGACTGAATCAGTCGCCTCATTGGGAAGTGGACACAAACTTAGATCCAGGATTCCCTACAATCGATTGCATTCGGTTCCAAGGAAATATATACCCAGCAGCCTGCTGGATTCTCAGATCCGCGCCGATGTCAAAGATGCCTTCAACGAGGACGTCATAGTTACAACTCCAAATGGGAAATCAATATCCGACACTGCGCCACCTTCGAATGGGGAAACTCCATCCAGTAGCGTCACTGCTCCTTCTCCTAATGGGAAAACCATATCCGAAAGCGACACTGCTTCACCTCTGAATAGGAAAACTATATCCGAAAGCGTCACTGCTCCACCTTCGAATGGGAAAACTCTAGCTGGTGGCGTCACTGCTCCACCTCCGAATGGGGAAACTATATCCGACACTGCTCCACCTCCGAATGGGGAAACTATATCCGACACTGCTCCACCGATATCCGAAAGCGACTCATTTCCACTTTTGAATGAGGAAACTCCATCCGGTGGCGTCACTGCTCCTCCTCCTAATGGGAAAACCATATCCGAAAGCGACACTGCTCTTCCTTCGAATGAGAAAACCATATCCAAAAGCGAAACTGCTCCACCTCCGAATGGGAAAACTATATCCGAAAGCAAGTCAAAAgtgcgaaaagaaaaaaccccATCGCAAcgcaataaaagaaaatatcgCGTCTTGTCCCCAGATAACGTATATTTCATAGAGAAGAAGTCACGTAAGTCGAACGATAAAGGAAGTATTTTCTATTCTATGCTGGAATTTGCGGATCGATTTCTTACTCGTATGTCCAGTTCCATTTTTGCGACCTTGGGTATATTTCTTATGTTCTTTGTGATTTGGATGTATGACTTTACTGAAGCATTTCTCACGACTCAAGAGGCGGTGGGCGATCTGTTCACTGATCGTTCCCATacgaaaattcaaaatttacaatttttcttTGTAGCAAAAAGAGGCAATATTATTCGGCGTTCCAAATTATAA